The following are from one region of the Myxococcales bacterium genome:
- a CDS encoding UbiA prenyltransferase family protein, whose protein sequence is MRLRSYLAIARPDHWIKNIFVLPGVVFAGLLARPPWTEALPRVGTALLVACLVASANYVINEWLDAAFDRHHPVKKHRPSLTGGLRAPYVYLEYVMLLVVGLGLAWVLGVPFFLTALWLAVMGVLYNVRPFRTKDRAYVDVLSESVNNPIRLLMGWFALTSASSPPSSLLLGYWMGGAFLMATKRYAEFREIGAAVAALYRRSFRYYTLDRLLISIMFYGCSASFFTGVFLVKYRIEYIILLPFLAFLFAWYLQISFKPNSAAQAPERLFREKRFATFVLFIAALFLVLTIVDIPNLSVLVHGQDP, encoded by the coding sequence ATGCGGCTTCGTAGCTACCTGGCGATCGCGCGGCCCGACCACTGGATCAAGAACATCTTCGTTCTGCCAGGGGTCGTCTTCGCCGGCTTGTTGGCCCGGCCGCCCTGGACCGAGGCGCTGCCCCGGGTGGGCACGGCCCTGCTCGTCGCCTGCCTGGTGGCGTCCGCGAACTATGTGATCAACGAGTGGCTCGATGCCGCCTTCGACCGCCACCACCCCGTGAAAAAACACCGCCCGTCGCTGACGGGCGGGCTTCGGGCCCCCTACGTCTACCTCGAGTACGTGATGCTGCTGGTTGTGGGGCTCGGGCTGGCGTGGGTGCTGGGGGTGCCGTTTTTCCTGACCGCCCTTTGGTTGGCGGTGATGGGTGTGCTCTATAACGTGCGCCCCTTCCGCACGAAGGATCGCGCCTACGTGGACGTGCTCTCCGAATCGGTGAACAACCCGATCCGGCTCCTGATGGGTTGGTTTGCTCTGACGAGCGCCTCGAGCCCCCCGTCGAGCTTGCTGCTCGGGTACTGGATGGGTGGCGCCTTTCTGATGGCGACCAAGAGGTATGCCGAGTTTCGCGAGATCGGGGCGGCCGTCGCTGCGCTCTACCGCCGTTCGTTTCGGTACTACACCCTGGATCGGCTGCTCATCTCGATCATGTTCTACGGCTGCTCGGCGTCCTTCTTCACAGGTGTTTTTCTGGTGAAGTACCGCATCGAGTACATCATCCTGCTCCCGTTTTTGGCATTTCTCTTCGCCTGGTATCTCCAGATCTCGTTCAAGCCCAACTCGGCGGCCCAAGCCCCCGAAAGGCTGTTTCGCGAAAAGCGCTTCGCTACGTTCGTGCTCTTCATTGCGGCGCTGTTTTTGGTTCTCACCATCGTTGACATCCCCAACTTGTCGGTCCTGGTGCATGGCCAGGATCCCTGA
- a CDS encoding class I SAM-dependent methyltransferase: protein MDCWICDSHDLILRRASEVRVDELDSRSFAVTDDHYGRVGAIYACQSCGFLQCPSLGDVLPHYQELVDTDYEAGRDSRALQARRLLQELAPWKTSGRLLDVGAGSGILVEEARRLGFEAEGIEPSRWFQEQARARGLPVHLGTLPHPSVTGGFDVVALVDVIEHVPNPRALLAQAVACLALGGIVVVVTPDVSSLAAKALGPRWWHYRVAHIGYFNRQTLTRALGSAGLSPLSFQRPSWYFPASYLAQRVGRYLPPVRPLARLAGPWLERVVVPLNLRDSWFVVAKKQGHAAS, encoded by the coding sequence ATGGACTGCTGGATCTGTGATTCCCACGACTTGATTTTGCGCCGCGCCTCCGAAGTGCGCGTCGACGAGCTCGACAGCCGATCTTTTGCAGTCACCGACGATCACTACGGACGGGTGGGCGCGATCTATGCGTGCCAGTCCTGCGGTTTTCTGCAGTGCCCGAGCCTGGGCGACGTGCTCCCGCACTACCAAGAGCTCGTGGATACCGATTACGAGGCGGGGCGGGACAGCCGCGCGCTGCAAGCCCGGCGCCTGCTGCAGGAGCTTGCGCCCTGGAAAACGTCCGGGCGTTTGCTCGACGTCGGCGCGGGAAGCGGCATCTTGGTGGAAGAGGCGAGGCGCCTGGGCTTCGAGGCCGAAGGCATCGAACCCTCGCGTTGGTTTCAGGAGCAGGCCCGCGCCCGCGGGCTTCCCGTGCACCTGGGAACGTTGCCTCATCCCTCTGTGACGGGCGGCTTCGACGTGGTCGCGCTCGTGGATGTCATCGAACACGTCCCGAATCCCCGCGCGCTCCTGGCACAGGCCGTCGCCTGCCTGGCGCTCGGGGGCATCGTGGTGGTGGTCACGCCCGACGTGAGCTCGCTTGCCGCCAAAGCATTGGGGCCTCGCTGGTGGCACTACCGCGTCGCCCACATCGGATACTTCAACCGCCAGACCCTCACGCGCGCTCTCGGCAGTGCCGGCCTTTCGCCGCTGTCGTTCCAGCGCCCAAGCTGGTATTTTCCAGCCAGCTACCTGGCCCAGCGGGTGGGGCGTTACCTGCCGCCCGTACGGCCTTTGGCCCGCCTCGCAGGGCCTTGGCTCGAGCGCGTGGTCGTGCCGCTGAACCTGCGCGATTCGTGGTTCGTGGTGGCGAAAAAGCAGGGCCATGCGGCTTCGTAG
- a CDS encoding tetratricopeptide repeat protein, which produces MAFVWLALSLPGCARTSNAHTRKVDGLNREALAALQAGNPKQAQKKLQSALSLAKKENLGDHPSVAETHMNLGVVYAAGLDQQSRAVREMTKALELHPESAPNRGVQDGKIDKAFDLAKKRAKPRKSKSEKKAPAAAPAPAEGSAATEPTKSSDAAGAQPLPMAPEPAPVSDLEARLPDPMPEPVFCHVPAKIPPGQDVTLWCGVDKNLRARNATLYARPADQIEFTSIEMKRSDGGWWVGTVPAPLVHGNMLQFYVQAEKSNGEALAANGNVGSPNFVIIRDGARPAPKVLTQQVLEGEDEPPLVEAGPEAAPIEKASSFDWSRLFVALSVGTGWGWHASGPLEFRQDLQVDAGTASAGLGHVLPEVGYRLNERWAFSLQTRHQLLPNEGTTGGRTGRPAQAANAALLRALYSRPLSARFQLQGSASLGAGEGFRMVLDPLPARGRSGTDTVRGGPVLAGGGGGRSLCPFAELRARG; this is translated from the coding sequence GTGGCGTTCGTGTGGCTGGCCCTGAGCCTGCCTGGATGTGCCCGCACGAGCAACGCCCACACCCGCAAGGTCGACGGGCTCAACCGCGAAGCCCTGGCAGCGCTGCAGGCCGGCAACCCCAAGCAAGCGCAGAAGAAGCTGCAGTCGGCGCTTTCCCTCGCGAAAAAGGAAAACCTGGGCGATCACCCGTCGGTGGCCGAGACGCACATGAACCTCGGGGTGGTGTACGCAGCGGGCCTGGACCAGCAAAGCCGTGCGGTCCGCGAGATGACGAAAGCGCTCGAGCTTCACCCCGAAAGCGCGCCCAACCGCGGTGTGCAGGATGGCAAGATCGACAAAGCCTTCGACCTGGCGAAAAAGCGGGCGAAACCCCGCAAGAGCAAGTCCGAGAAGAAGGCACCTGCGGCCGCACCCGCACCCGCCGAAGGGTCGGCAGCCACGGAGCCGACGAAATCATCGGATGCGGCGGGCGCGCAGCCCCTCCCGATGGCCCCGGAGCCTGCGCCCGTGAGTGATTTAGAGGCGCGGTTGCCGGATCCCATGCCGGAACCGGTCTTCTGCCACGTGCCCGCCAAGATCCCCCCGGGACAGGACGTGACTCTGTGGTGCGGCGTCGACAAGAACCTGCGCGCCCGCAACGCCACCCTCTACGCACGACCGGCCGACCAGATCGAGTTCACGTCCATCGAGATGAAGCGCTCGGACGGAGGCTGGTGGGTGGGCACCGTTCCTGCCCCGCTCGTACACGGAAATATGTTGCAGTTCTACGTGCAGGCTGAAAAGTCGAACGGCGAGGCTCTCGCGGCCAACGGCAACGTGGGCAGCCCCAACTTCGTAATCATCAGAGACGGGGCCCGTCCTGCCCCCAAGGTGCTGACCCAACAGGTGCTCGAGGGCGAAGACGAGCCCCCGCTCGTCGAAGCCGGCCCCGAGGCGGCCCCGATCGAAAAGGCGTCCTCCTTCGACTGGAGCCGTTTGTTCGTGGCGCTCTCGGTGGGCACGGGGTGGGGCTGGCACGCCAGCGGCCCCCTCGAGTTTCGGCAGGACCTGCAGGTCGACGCAGGCACGGCCTCGGCCGGCCTGGGCCACGTGCTTCCCGAGGTGGGGTATCGCCTCAACGAACGCTGGGCCTTCAGCCTCCAAACAAGGCACCAACTGCTTCCCAACGAAGGCACCACGGGAGGACGCACGGGGCGCCCAGCTCAGGCCGCAAACGCGGCTTTGTTGCGGGCCCTCTACAGCCGCCCGCTGAGCGCGCGCTTTCAGCTCCAGGGCTCAGCGAGCCTCGGCGCCGGCGAGGGGTTCCGCATGGTGTTGGATCCTTTGCCAGCCAGAGGCCGCTCGGGCACGGACACCGTGCGCGGAGGTCCGGTGCTGGCGGGGGGCGGGGGTGGGCGGTCTCTTTGCCCTTTCGCCGAGCTTCGGGCTCGTGGGTGA
- the murG gene encoding undecaprenyldiphospho-muramoylpentapeptide beta-N-acetylglucosaminyltransferase, with translation MKLIVAGGGTGGHLYPGLAVAEEVQRRGGEVLFVGTSRGLEAKVVPAAGYPLELLQVSGLKRMGLAGTLRGLFRLPKAFLQSLGILRRFRPDWVLGVGGYASGPLVLMAALTARRTALQEQNSVPGFTNKVLGRFARRVFLGFPEAASAFAVGRTQDTGNPVRRVFVEAARGAAPPPGVSEVRLLVVGGSQGARAVNDLMLGALPLLVARGLAVTVVHQTGRADAERIEAGYRAAGLSAQVTVRPFIDDMVSAYGAATLVIGRAGALTLAELAICGRPALLVPLPTAADDHQTRNAEAFAQVGAAVVLPQAETTPVRLADTLAALLADGSRLESMAVAMRGLARPEAAATIVDFLERALAAPAPS, from the coding sequence ATGAAGCTCATCGTGGCCGGTGGCGGCACCGGGGGGCATCTTTACCCGGGGCTCGCCGTGGCCGAAGAGGTGCAGAGGCGGGGCGGAGAGGTGCTGTTCGTGGGCACGTCCCGCGGTCTCGAGGCCAAGGTCGTTCCCGCCGCCGGGTACCCGCTCGAACTCCTGCAGGTGAGCGGGCTCAAGCGCATGGGCCTGGCAGGCACGCTGCGGGGGCTCTTCCGCTTGCCGAAGGCCTTTTTGCAGTCGCTGGGCATCTTGCGGCGCTTCCGCCCCGACTGGGTGCTGGGCGTGGGAGGCTACGCTTCGGGGCCCCTGGTGCTGATGGCGGCGCTGACGGCCCGGCGCACGGCGCTTCAGGAGCAAAACAGCGTTCCCGGGTTCACGAACAAGGTGCTCGGCCGCTTTGCGCGCCGTGTGTTCCTGGGCTTTCCCGAGGCGGCTTCGGCCTTCGCCGTGGGGCGCACCCAGGACACCGGGAACCCCGTGCGTAGGGTCTTCGTTGAGGCCGCGCGAGGCGCCGCCCCTCCCCCGGGGGTAAGCGAGGTCCGGCTTCTCGTGGTGGGGGGCAGCCAGGGCGCGCGGGCTGTCAACGACCTGATGCTGGGGGCGCTGCCGCTGCTCGTGGCGCGCGGGCTGGCCGTCACCGTGGTCCACCAGACGGGCCGCGCTGATGCCGAGCGCATCGAAGCGGGCTACCGGGCCGCGGGGCTCTCGGCGCAGGTGACGGTGCGGCCCTTCATCGACGACATGGTTTCGGCCTACGGGGCGGCCACGCTGGTCATCGGGCGGGCCGGGGCGCTGACCCTGGCCGAGCTCGCCATCTGCGGGCGGCCCGCGCTGTTGGTGCCGTTGCCAACGGCGGCGGATGACCACCAGACCCGGAACGCCGAGGCGTTTGCGCAGGTGGGAGCGGCCGTGGTGCTCCCGCAGGCCGAGACCACACCGGTGCGCCTTGCCGACACGCTGGCCGCGCTCTTGGCCGATGGCTCACGCCTCGAGTCCATGGCCGTGGCCATGCGCGGTCTGGCGCGCCCGGAGGCGGCAGCCACCATCGTGGACTTCCTGGAGCGGGCGCTCGCGGCTCCCGCTCCCTCCTGA
- the murD gene encoding UDP-N-acetylmuramoyl-L-alanine--D-glutamate ligase, with translation MTAPELQGKRVLVVGLGRSGQAAARLCAARGARVTVTDKQPAAALAGALATLPGGVVEELGGHRAESFRHAELIVLSPGVPEGPELQVARAAGVPVTGELELAARFTKATLVAITGTNGKSTTTTLCGAMLKGTGRPTFVGGNLGTPLAEAVGTPATDLGGLCVLEVSSFQAETFETFRPQVGVLLNITPDHLDRYGGQVDGYVAAKARLFAAQQESDFAVMNLDDGLVAEVARHVRAHWIAFSTRQALTEGGWLQGDSLCIRIPGGQIERYPADNPRLVGRHNQENALAALLAARLAGALPAEVHRGLVGFRPLPHRMEMVGQVDGVQYFDDSKGTNVGAAVAALTGFPRPVVLIAGGRDKGGSYAPLAETMGRVGRAVVVLGEAAGRIAEAMQGVMHVEHAHSMEDAVRKAAALAAAGDAVVLSPACSSFDMFRDYAERGERFAAAIRKLEREAEDAGSEPHRVVPPEKA, from the coding sequence ATGACCGCTCCTGAACTCCAAGGAAAACGGGTGCTCGTCGTGGGCCTGGGCCGCTCGGGCCAGGCGGCGGCGCGGCTGTGCGCGGCGCGCGGCGCGCGGGTCACGGTGACCGACAAGCAGCCGGCGGCGGCGCTGGCGGGCGCGCTCGCCACGCTGCCGGGCGGAGTTGTGGAGGAGCTGGGCGGACATCGGGCCGAGAGCTTTCGGCATGCCGAACTCATCGTGCTGTCTCCCGGCGTTCCGGAAGGTCCCGAGCTTCAGGTGGCGCGGGCCGCGGGTGTGCCGGTAACGGGTGAGCTCGAGCTGGCGGCGCGGTTCACGAAGGCCACCCTGGTGGCCATCACCGGCACGAACGGCAAATCCACCACCACCACCCTGTGCGGCGCCATGCTCAAGGGCACGGGGCGCCCCACGTTCGTGGGTGGAAACCTGGGGACGCCCTTGGCCGAAGCGGTGGGCACGCCGGCCACGGATCTCGGGGGGTTGTGTGTGCTGGAAGTTTCGTCCTTTCAGGCAGAGACCTTCGAGACGTTTCGCCCGCAGGTGGGCGTGCTTTTGAACATCACGCCCGACCACCTGGACCGCTACGGCGGCCAGGTCGACGGCTATGTGGCGGCGAAGGCGCGGCTCTTCGCGGCCCAGCAGGAAAGCGACTTCGCGGTGATGAACCTCGACGATGGGCTCGTGGCCGAGGTGGCCCGCCACGTGCGGGCCCACTGGATCGCGTTTTCCACACGTCAGGCCCTGACCGAGGGCGGCTGGCTACAAGGCGACAGCCTGTGCATTCGTATCCCGGGGGGGCAAATCGAGCGCTACCCCGCCGACAACCCCCGTTTGGTGGGGCGCCACAACCAGGAAAACGCGCTGGCCGCGCTGCTGGCCGCGCGGTTGGCCGGGGCGTTGCCGGCCGAAGTGCATCGGGGGCTCGTGGGCTTTCGTCCGCTGCCTCACCGCATGGAGATGGTGGGCCAGGTGGATGGCGTGCAGTACTTCGACGACTCGAAGGGCACCAACGTGGGCGCGGCCGTTGCCGCCTTGACGGGCTTTCCAAGACCGGTGGTTCTGATCGCCGGAGGCCGTGACAAAGGGGGCAGCTACGCGCCCCTGGCCGAGACGATGGGCCGCGTGGGGCGGGCCGTGGTGGTGCTGGGTGAGGCCGCGGGGCGGATCGCCGAGGCCATGCAAGGCGTGATGCACGTGGAGCACGCCCACAGCATGGAAGACGCGGTTCGGAAAGCCGCCGCCCTGGCTGCGGCGGGAGACGCGGTGGTGCTCAGCCCCGCCTGTTCGAGCTTCGACATGTTCCGTGACTACGCCGAACGGGGCGAGCGCTTCGCGGCGGCCATCCGAAAGCTGGAGCGCGAGGCCGAGGACGCGGGGAGCGAGCCGCACCGGGTGGTGCCTCCGGAAAAGGCGTGA
- the mraY gene encoding phospho-N-acetylmuramoyl-pentapeptide-transferase — MLFHLFQLLREDFRFLNVFRYVSTRVGLATLTSLVITFVVAPWFIKRARERQIGEVIRSDGPASHASKKGTPTMGGSVIILALAFGTLLWCDLSSELVWLALLVTVGYGILGFVDDYIKLVHKNKRGVPGKIKILFQVLIGGVAVTWLLAGNALEPHVRLQLVLPLVAIERFSPELPLAVYVLFGLVVVVGTSNAVNLTDGLDGLAIGPVIICSFTFMFLCYAAGTVLRDFNIASYLGLAHVQGAGELAIFCGAIGGAGIGFLWYNTHPAQVFMGDVGALALGGALGFVALATKTEMSLPVIGGVFVAEAVSDIIQVGYYKRTKRRVFLMAPIHHHFEKLGWPESRIVVRFWIVSFICATLGLIVTLKVR; from the coding sequence ATGCTGTTTCACCTCTTTCAACTGCTGCGCGAGGACTTTCGCTTCCTCAACGTGTTTCGCTACGTGTCCACACGCGTGGGCTTGGCCACGCTCACGTCGCTGGTGATCACCTTCGTGGTGGCCCCCTGGTTCATCAAGCGCGCCCGGGAGCGCCAGATCGGGGAGGTGATTCGGAGCGATGGCCCCGCGTCTCACGCAAGCAAAAAGGGCACGCCCACCATGGGGGGCTCGGTCATCATCCTTGCGCTGGCGTTCGGCACCTTGCTGTGGTGCGATCTGTCGAGCGAGCTCGTGTGGCTCGCGCTTCTCGTGACCGTGGGCTACGGCATCCTGGGCTTCGTCGACGACTACATCAAGCTCGTTCACAAGAACAAGCGGGGGGTGCCAGGCAAGATCAAGATTCTGTTCCAGGTGCTGATCGGCGGTGTGGCCGTGACGTGGCTTCTGGCGGGCAACGCACTCGAGCCGCACGTGCGCTTGCAGCTGGTGTTGCCGCTGGTGGCGATCGAGCGCTTTTCGCCCGAGTTGCCGCTCGCCGTCTACGTGCTGTTCGGGCTCGTGGTGGTGGTGGGCACGTCGAATGCGGTCAACCTCACCGACGGACTCGATGGGCTGGCGATAGGCCCCGTCATCATCTGCTCGTTCACGTTCATGTTCCTGTGCTACGCAGCGGGCACCGTGCTGCGCGACTTCAACATCGCAAGCTACCTGGGTCTGGCGCACGTGCAGGGCGCGGGGGAGCTGGCCATCTTCTGCGGCGCCATCGGCGGGGCCGGCATCGGTTTTCTGTGGTACAACACGCACCCCGCGCAGGTGTTCATGGGCGACGTGGGCGCGCTGGCGCTGGGCGGCGCGCTGGGGTTCGTGGCGCTGGCCACGAAGACGGAGATGTCGTTGCCGGTGATTGGCGGCGTGTTCGTGGCGGAAGCGGTGAGCGACATCATCCAGGTGGGGTATTACAAGCGCACCAAGCGCCGGGTGTTCCTGATGGCACCCATTCACCACCACTTCGAGAAACTGGGATGGCCCGAGTCGCGCATCGTCGTTCGTTTTTGGATCGTTTCGTTCATCTGCGCCACGCTGGGGTTGATCGTGACCCTGAAGGTGCGCTGA
- a CDS encoding UDP-N-acetylmuramoyl-tripeptide--D-alanyl-D-alanine ligase: MTAEARDLAWLAEVTQGVWLGPPSGEAVFRGATTDSRGVTSGMAFVALRGERVDGFNYCGPAAAAGASVVIVPGGRGLPKGVGATPVLAVDDPLTALGRLAEAVRAAFSGRVVAVTGSNGKTTTKELIAAAVSSLGEVLKTPGNYNTDIGLPLTVLGAQGREKVWVLEMAMRARGEISYLTHLARPHVAVVTNVGAAHLGRLGSLAAIGAAKGEIFEGLTPDGVGLIPAGEPLLMPSVQFLPQARRLRFGTQVGGAPGLGVALLDFVPAGAAGSVVRYAVGDEPVLVNLPLAGLHNAVNGGIALLVAAVLGVPPQVAAAGLEQVELPAHRSRPLALADRVVLDDCYNANPSSMSAAVSTAVAGARGTGRAFALIGDMLELGEAEVALHEALGAEAAAAGVVGLAGVGRLGRHVAAGARRAGLAWTFEGDDPAEAARHVAGWTRPGDWILVKGSRGARLERAVAALQTLWADEVIEGGAPDALGKSL; the protein is encoded by the coding sequence GTGACGGCCGAGGCGCGCGACCTCGCCTGGCTGGCAGAGGTGACCCAAGGCGTTTGGCTCGGCCCCCCGTCGGGCGAGGCCGTGTTCCGGGGGGCCACCACGGACAGCCGCGGCGTGACGAGCGGCATGGCGTTCGTGGCGCTGCGGGGCGAGAGGGTGGACGGCTTCAATTACTGCGGGCCCGCGGCCGCGGCGGGGGCGAGCGTGGTGATCGTTCCCGGTGGACGGGGTCTTCCCAAGGGGGTCGGCGCCACCCCCGTGCTGGCGGTGGACGATCCGCTGACGGCGCTCGGCCGGCTGGCCGAGGCGGTGCGCGCGGCGTTTTCGGGACGCGTGGTGGCCGTCACGGGCTCGAACGGAAAGACCACCACGAAAGAGCTGATCGCGGCCGCCGTGAGCTCTTTGGGCGAGGTTCTCAAGACGCCTGGCAACTACAACACGGACATCGGGCTGCCCCTCACCGTGCTGGGCGCGCAGGGCAGGGAGAAGGTCTGGGTGCTCGAGATGGCGATGCGGGCCCGCGGGGAGATTTCCTATCTCACCCACCTGGCCCGTCCCCACGTGGCCGTGGTCACCAACGTGGGCGCGGCCCACCTGGGGCGGCTCGGGTCGCTCGCGGCCATCGGAGCCGCCAAGGGAGAGATCTTCGAGGGGCTCACGCCGGACGGCGTGGGTCTTATCCCGGCCGGTGAGCCCCTGCTGATGCCTTCGGTGCAGTTCCTTCCGCAGGCGCGTCGTCTCCGCTTTGGCACGCAGGTGGGGGGAGCGCCGGGCCTCGGCGTGGCGCTCCTGGATTTCGTGCCGGCAGGCGCTGCCGGGTCCGTGGTGCGCTACGCGGTGGGCGACGAGCCAGTCCTGGTGAATCTGCCCCTCGCGGGGCTTCACAATGCCGTCAACGGGGGCATTGCCCTCTTGGTGGCGGCCGTGCTGGGCGTGCCCCCTCAGGTGGCGGCGGCGGGGCTCGAGCAGGTGGAGCTGCCCGCGCACAGGTCGCGGCCGCTGGCGCTTGCCGATCGCGTGGTCCTGGACGACTGCTACAACGCGAACCCCTCGTCGATGAGCGCCGCGGTGTCGACGGCCGTGGCGGGCGCGCGGGGCACGGGCCGTGCGTTTGCCCTCATTGGGGACATGCTGGAGCTGGGTGAGGCCGAGGTGGCGCTGCATGAAGCGCTGGGTGCAGAGGCCGCCGCCGCCGGTGTGGTGGGTCTGGCAGGCGTGGGGCGGCTCGGGCGACACGTTGCCGCCGGGGCCCGGCGGGCTGGCCTTGCATGGACCTTCGAGGGCGATGATCCCGCCGAGGCCGCGCGCCACGTGGCGGGCTGGACCCGGCCGGGCGACTGGATTTTGGTGAAGGGGTCGCGGGGGGCACGGCTCGAACGTGCGGTGGCGGCTTTGCAGACGCTGTGGGCCGACGAGGTCATCGAAGGCGGCGCGCCCGACGCGCTCGGAAAGTCTCTTTAG